cataagagaactttttatgttcgatgttatgaataacacaagggccatactttcattatgaatgagatgtatgttatgaatattgataataatacaatacctctgggtttactttcataattcattttagagtttcatacactctagcccattgcacaatgtttgttgcaaaagagttgttcataaaaacaacaattgttgttaagtattatgaataacataagggccatacttccatcatcgatgggacgtatgttatgaatattgagggtaatatgatacatccataacactgacgctaaatgtcgcaagactaaaagaatacacacaagtgtggcactacatttggtcacattggagaaacctgcatggaaaattccattatgatggattttgaagtcttttcgattttgaatcatctgacacttgcaactttcctccgaaaagtgaagtgactaaaataccgttcacaggccataaggaacgaacaacaaacttattagtgatcatacatttgatgtgtgtagtccgataagtgttgttagtggtggatttatttatcttcagaaatgactcaagtagatatatggatatttacttgatgagacgtaagtctggatcttttgaaatcattcgaaaggttctcaaaaatgaagtagaagttattgtaacaagaaaattatgtttctgcaatttgattgcacaaaggaatatttgagttacatgtttagcgaatgtctgatgagttgtgaaaggggtttcataaacttgcacctcccggaacaccactgcaagtggaaagtccgtggagatgtaatcaaaccatttatgacatggtaaggtcaaagatgacttaaataaatttgccattatcccttttaaagtgatgctttagagactgcggcttttacactgaaaagagctacatcgggtctgttgaaatgaagccatggtatggtacgcccaaccatgttatatcttttcttaacatttggaatatggggcttgtgtaaaaggttacaaacctattccaaatcagacaagtgctactttgtaggttataccaaaatgttgggtattcctccctcactataccgaggcaaatagttttgccgcgaaacggtgtgcttttaaagagaatggttctttctaaaaggtgagtgggagaatagtgcaactcgacgagataaacagtatcttcatcagatcaaaggaaagagaccttggaagaaattccagagtttcctactgcgactgatacagaagtctctacaataaaatgtatgaacttcggtcgaacttgcagctgaaccacgtaggcaaggctcgtgcaaacctctcaggtgcgcaaacgagatattgttgttagacaacattatacctacgatacacaaggaagcgttgacgggccctgactccggaattggctaaatgccaatacaacccgagttagtttccatataagtgattcaagattaaaaccttgatacacctttcggaagacttagagtctaacgaatatttatggaacttaaaactgatacggataaaatgttttatccataaagctcgacttgttgaaataatacgatgaggttgttttcatcgtagcgatgcttaaagtcggttcgggttgaactaccaattaatacatatttcaatcatgagatatgaaacatggatgataaaaggatttccatctgatggaaatgaaagctaggacttgtatatgatacagtccaaagtaatttgtcgatccagaggatgctagtaggtatgcaaacttcagagttccagcaatggacagaagagagcaaaatggagttggaatcctCATAttatgaaatggtcaaaggggttttgacttcatcaatgggtaacgaagatgcttgtaattcaagaaagtaagtgggagcgtaataatatttctaaaaaccttatgtgcttggcacattggtaattggaaataaatttcttgacacaaattaggacttcatttgaaaatagtttttcgatgaagtgcttaggctaaatagcctcaatattaggcatgatgatcaatggagatagatttacctaatggggctaagcaatgaatacatattgacaagatgctaaaaccttttagcatttaaaacgccaaggagtgattcttgccaatgtcacatggaaagagtttttgcaagactcggtgtcccaaaacactgatgagtaaaatacatgatgcagattccacacacttttgtgtttggattaatcatgtattccatggtatgtaaaacaaccagatatgtccgatactcccaaggtgttgcgagtatggataccaaagtgatcaaattactgatcatgggacaacagtgaaagatgtcacacagtactagagtaagtactgatgacatggttttctcgcaagcagagatcatgaagagttcgttgtaaaatgttacgtcgatacaatcttcatcttttctccatgcgattttcgatttaaattaagggttttgtgtaacacacaatgtggtggcacagttagttggaatttgttcaaactagttactgtggcgaattctataacaagggctaagtatgttgacgctttagaagcgacaaagaagatgttgaatcatatagttcattcatgaacttagtatagttccaagatggcttttgacaatgggacactactgcaggtagttgctccataactcagtctgaggaatccaggttcgacctgtgattcacatacatacaaagccaagtccacacaaaatatgaattttgtgaaaacgcgaggacatgcaaagatacacacggaactgaagtcgtcagatccattggacatcaggctataccacaagcgaagcatatttacaccggtgtgccacaggtgtgaagtgcattagcataagctagattattgtctctagtgcaagtgggagtctgtaggagatatgccctagaggcaataataaatgttattgattatctccctgttcataattatgtttatgttccatgctataactgctgtggttcccgagcccgtatatccataaaggctctggggagaacccatatgcacgtgtggaataataaacgataaaatgtattcctagtcatgcctctaagactagctcaagtgttgcatgatgattatgttttcccaatcatgggcatgtctatgccaagcaactttgagggcacaatgtcaggaaggacatttgtgttgaatcgacccgaattgatgttatgctatgagatacattcgtcacaagtttattggtacataacacagagatggttaacgtttgcatgattccttagaccatgagagtatcgagtttcttcatgcttgcttcatgaactttggggtttgttaaacgtcatccgtaaatgggtggctattacggcggcttacgggttcatggaaaagtgtgtcaagtaacttgatagctcaagattgggatttgctcctccaacgatggagagatatctctgggccctctcggtgttacggtatccatcatcgtctggccagacactttgtgatttgatcacggggataccggaacacgataacgagaaaagagaacaataccggtaacgaggtaactagcatagtggacaagttgttgatccacgggaatgccaacatgtctcacctcgggtatttgtaacatatcgcgaagcaacaggaatagcacacggcaactggaggttcactcgaatatttattcgtgtgggtataggggtcaatatgggtgtccacggctccgatgttgatcattgattggaaggggttccgggtcatgtctatacttcaccgaacctatagggtcacacgcttaagggtcatctatctgctgaatactagacagggagtctgagagaaaatcaccgaaaaagtttcggacaccgaaaagtttcggacagcggaatcgtaccgcagagagaggtcatcggataagttttgaTGATACCggaaagttgtttcgggatacaccattaagtcaaattggtttcggcacatgcctaataattcttggaggatgccagaatcattctggaagctttttggaattttctgagataaaaaccggaaatgttccggagctgccggagccacttcagatgcgtttcgcagatgaaaatcactaaacccggaattgtttcggaacgcgttgaaaatcattttagtgggtactggaaatgtttttagcccacataaatattttcagttcgatcagacgctgaaaaatgtcgtcgtgaatagtgaaaatcagctttatggttactttatggaaagccaccttttggggctttgctccaaaagatcttggggatgacatggatggataggagccattttttgggcccctcatgggggtgtggccggccacatggggtatccccccttggggaccctcttgttccttggtttcactcctaggtccttgtggaaggacttcattcatgtgcattttgggttttttgtgaaactaccctacccccttgggatttcctataaatagaggtggaggggcagccctccacactcatcccttgctctcatacacatgccatgcattatctggcttcttctctccctcccacgaaaagagtttcgtagagccgtaaggctgtctgggttccggcaggaactagttctggacggcgaagccctgccggatagatgacaccgtatgtgtgcaactctgtagagagatcctagtttcggtcttagttcgtgagtgcctcccgaagggctgtccgtgtgaccgtcgagtttcgaaggtcctcccgaagggctgtccgagtgaccgttcgagtttcgaaggtcctcccgaagggctgtccgcgacaccgtccgggggctgttcgaccgcctcccggagggctgtctgaggagcagatgagggtatacatcctcgcggttgggaggttgtaaatcctagctgcggggatctgcaccgccgatcgtcatcgactctacttcccgctgcgctacgagtcggtaacgaaaaagatcaaaccatgtatgcagtctccatagtggtcctgggatggtgcgtaggtcggaatttttttgttttctgctgcgttccccttcatcccgtaactccccggtacttcgaaaaatacccgaaccattgggaacctttccgatgtccgaatatagtcgtccaatatatcgatctttacgtctcgatcatttcgagactcctcgccatgtccccgatctcatccgggactccaaactaccttcggtacatcaaatcacataaactcataataccgatcgtcaccgaacgttaagcgtgcggaccctacgggatcgagaactatgtagacatgaccgagacatgtctccggtcaataaccaatagaggaacctggatgctcatattggctcccacatattctacgaagatctttattggtcaaaccgcataacaacatgcgttgttccctttgtcatcggtatgttacttgcccgagattcgatcgtcggtacctcaatacctagttcaatctcgttactggcaagtctctttactcgttccgtaatacatcatcctgcaactaactcattagttacaatgcttgcaaggcttatagtgatgtgcattaccgagtgggcccagagatacctctccggcaatcggagtgacaaatcctaatctcgaaatacgccaacccaacaagtacctttggagacacctgtagagcacctttataatcacccagttacgttctgacgtttggtagcacaaaaagtgttcctccggtaaacgggagttgcataatctcatagtcataggaacatgtattagtcatgaagaaagcaatagcaacatactaaacgatcaagtgctaagctaacaaaatgggtcaagtcaatcacatcattctcctaatgatgtgaccccgttaatccaatgacaactcatgtctatggctaggaaacataaccatctttgatcaacgagctagtcaagtagaggcatactagtgacactctgtttgtctatgtactcacacatgtattatgtttccggttaatacaattctagcatgaataataaacatttatcatgaaataaggaaataaataataactttattattgcctctagggcatatttccttcaatttgtGCCCCACAACGAGACCCTGCCAAGATTTATTGTTTTCGGCGCCTTTTCCCCCATCAAAATCTTCAAGCAACCCCATGAGACCACGGAAGTTCCAGGGCTCTGGAAACATCACCCTCTTACAGACTTTGAGACAAAACATCTAAACCAACACCGCACTGCTGAAGTTCTTGGTGGTGTGTACCTTCGCCACCTCCATCCAGCGGGGCGATTTGGCCATCTCGTCGGTCTTCTCAAGCCAGGTACATGCCATTAAGGTCCCCTTCCTGCAGCCTCATCTTCCTCAAAGCATCCTCCAGACCCTCCTTGGATTGCTTCTCCTTTCCTTTGAATGCCCCTCACGAACTCGAACTAGGGCTGCCATGACAACTCACTTGAAAGCCTTCAAAGGCAATGAACGAAGATGCAATCACTCGGGTCCTGTCCACAGTAGAGACCAAGGCCGGGCGAACGGGCCAACCGTTCTCGTAGTCAGCCCAAGAATCTGCACGACGAATATTGGAGGTGGTGAGCAAACAGTAGGAACAACTCGACGCTGACATGAGGTACTAGTGGAGTAGGCTAAACCCTAATCGCCTGGATAGGGTAGTGTTGATATCTACTAGTAGCTTCTTGAACAAGTGGAGACACGTTGAAGATTAAATCCCAGAATGATTCGCAGAGGCCAGTAGAAGCCTGCTTTGGATGGGTTCCAATTTAAACACTCTAGCATTTCCAGctcaaaaaaagaaagagaaaaaaactCTAGCATTGTGTCTAGCATTTTGAAACTTTTGTTTGGCACAAGAAGGGCCCGTTACAAGCCCACTTCGGCAGAACAAAGAAAAAATCACTCTCCCCCAACTCCAGCAGGCAGCCGCACACATCCGCCGCCGCTGGCACCTCCGCGAGGGTTCCCGGCGGCCACCTCTTCTGCTGACCGGTCAGGAGATGGCGTCACCTCTGACGGACCTCCCCGTCCACCTCCTGGCCGAGATCTTCCTCCGGTTGCTCGACCCGGCTGACCTCGCCCGCGCCTCCGCGACCTGCGTCACCTTCCGCCGACTCGCCGCCGACGGCTCCTTCCTCCGCACCTTCCGCGGCCTCCACGCCCCGCTCCACCTCGCGCTCCTCAACCTCGGCGGGTTCCACCCAGCCCTCCCGCCTCACCCCTCCGCGCCCACCGCCCGCGCGCTCGCCCTCTTCGCCGACTTCAAGTTCTCCTTCCTCCCCTACCACCGCCAATGGATCGTGAGGGACGTCCGCGCCGGCCGCGTCCTCCTCTCCCGTAAGATCACAAAAGATGGGCAGCCCCGAGTCTTCCCGGAGCTCGCGGTGTGCGACCCCTTGCACCGGCGGTATGTCCTGCTTCCCCCAGTGCCTGACAACCTAGCGGCATCGGTGGAGCACCGGCTCCCTCACCCTTTCCTCGCTCCCCTCAGCGAGGAGGAGGCAGCACCGGCGGAAGAGACGGCATTCAGGGTGATCTGTTTGGCACTTGGCAAAACTAAGCTGGCGGCCTTCGCCTTCCCTTCGAGCACGGGACAATGGCGAGATGCTGCATCCAAGGATTTGAGTGATTTGGGCCTTGGCATGCGTGACTCACACATGATTTCATGGATGAACCCTTTTAATCTCAGGCGCCATTATGCTTATGGCTGCTTCTACTGGGACTTTCTCGTGGTCAAGCGGAACCTGTTGCTCGTGCTTGACATCAGGAGGATGGAGTTCTCCATTGCAGAACTCCCACCCGGAGAATGGTATAGGAAAGGTGTAGCCATTGTTGAGGCAGGGGAAGGCAGGCTTGGGATGTTTGGTCTCCGTGGTGAAAATGAAATGACATCTGATCTCAGTTATACCATTTTGCGAAACAGAGGTGAGAGTCCCAACCAGTGGCTGATGGAGAAGACAATCTCACTAGATTCTGGGTACCATTATTTTATCAAAGCTGTAACAGAGAGGTGTTTGCTATTGATGAGAACAGAATCCCTGCCAGGTTCACCTATAGAGAAGCCACTACTTGAGTATTTCACAATGGACATTGAGACATTGCAGTTTCAGAGGGTTTGTGCGAAACGATTCAAGCTTAGGCTGCCCCCGTCAAGCATATATGCCTACTTTTTTCAAACCGGGATATATGCCAACTTTCCTCCATCGTTGTTACCTCCACGGACAGTATGAAGTggtaaaatttctatgcatccTTGTTATCTCCTTCCCTTTGTGATCATCGCACAGCTTATCTAATTCTTGATTATTCTTGATTGTTCATTATTGCAATTGATTATTCTTGTTTACATGATTTATTAGTATTTGTTTtcttgtgtgtgtgggggggaaaGCTAAGCATGCTTGAGAGCATATTtgtgttttgttattttgtttGTTCCAACTGGCATTATAAGTGAACGAGGTTGGTAAGAAAAATATTTTTGGGCGCTATGAGTAGCTTATGCACGAGTCCTGATGGAACCACGAAAAACACTACATCACAATAATATTTCCAATGTAACATAGAAGGAATACAAGTTTAGGTCCAGTTTATCTAGTATTGTTTCACCTCAAGAAAATTCATGAAACTCAAGGACTACTCATTTTGTATACTATTCTTTTGATAGATATAAGTAGGGAGAAAAGTTTTCTTTTAATCATCTTCAGATGTATAATTTTGTGTCACAATGTTATTTAGAAATAAATCCGCACAATTTGGTATGGTCAGAAACAAGATTCTGAGTCACTGCTCTAAATAGTAAGAATAGCTTATGCTCAGAAGATGTTTTATCTGAAATCAACCTCATAAGTTCAAGGGAGTGCTTATCGCTTCACAGGCAACCAAAAttcttgtttatttcagtcaatCTCCACCACTCATAGATCCTCCTGTCGTGGTAGTTCTCATGAATTTCAAAGCAGATCATATGGGTGAGATGATTGACTTAAACTTTCCCTTGGAGGTGCACCAGCCTTTTTATCAGACACCTGAAAAACAAATAGTCTAAAGAAAGATCATAAAGTATATTAAGTAAAGCAAGTGAAAATAGATCCTCAGTCCTGCTGTTACCACCACCATCATCATTCTTATTTCCAAGTAAAATAAAAGGGATGGCTCTGATGGGCTAGCCTGCAAAAGCATGACGGGTCAAACTTTCAGTATAACATATTTTCTGTACATTTGATTCACCATCTACTAAGCAAGCTACTTACTTGAATTAGGAAGTCCTCACGCCAACTGTTGAGTTTTTTAAACGACTTGGTAATATCGGGATCATATACAAGAAACAACTGTCAGCTCCCTGGTAAAATGCCACACCAAGACCCTGGACACTTTTCTGTCCTGTGGTGGTTTCAGGTGCTTGTGCAGTAGCACTTCAGTGAGATGTATTTTGTATTTCTTTCCTTTCTGTGACCCATTTTTGTACTGGGATGGATGGAAGACGGCACCTAGAGTGTTTGTTCTCGCTACAAATACACCCGGTTTCTTCCAGTTTTTCAGTTGAATTTTGTTAAACTTCTACGTGCCTGTAATTTGGTAGTACCATCTGAACTCCTGCAACATGAATGTTCCAGTTCTGTATGACATAACttcattattattttttatgttgACGTGCCTCTGTCTGGCTATGTATTCCAACTTGTGTTCGAAATTACAAGGCTATGCGCACCAAAGTGAGTGTTTTCTGTTACACATTTCAAATTCACCTGAAATTAACAGTTTCAGTCAGTCTACAACTGTGGTAAAACTAGCTGATGCATATTTACAACTCACATCTCTTTTCTTAATTTTTTGGGAATAAAGTTCCCCTTTCCTTGCATGGTTTCAGCCAGAGACCAAGGAAGAGAACTGCTTTCCTCTGTCCCGTGGTCTTTCTGTTGTGAAAGCAGCTACTATCAGACTTGTTCTTTCTGTTGCAGTATCTAGAAACTGGAGCTTGAGTCAATTGGATGTACAGAATGCGTTCCTTCATGGTGTCCTAGAGGAAGAAGTCTATATGAGACAACCACCTGGTTATGAGGTAAAAGGCAAGGAAAATTATCTTTGCAAACTTGATAAGGCCCTATATGGATTAAAACAAGCACCTAGGGCTTGGTACTCCAAGTTGTGAAAAACTTCAAACACTTCGTTTCAAATCATCCAAGGGAGATACTTTTTTGTTCTTCTATAGAAAAGGAAATATCACTATTTTTATGTTggtctatgttgatgatattattgttGCTAGCTCATCACAAGATGCAACAGTAGCATTGTTAGCAGATCTTAAGAAGGACTTTGCCTTGAAAGATTTAGGTGATCTACACTACTTCTTGGGAATTGAGGTTAGAAAGGTGAAAGATGGAATACTTCTCACCCAAGAAAAATATGTCTTGGATATGCTTAAGCGTGCAGAAATGGTAAATTGCAAGGTTTCAAATATGCCTCTCCCTACGTCAGAAAAACTGTCAAGAGAAGAAGGAGAGCCCTTGGGGGCCGAGGAGTCAACAAAATACAGGAGTATGGCAGGTGCTTTGCAGTATTTAACACTGGCAAGACCTGGCATTTGTTTTCCTGTCAACAAGGTATGCCGGTACGCATTCTCCCACTTCTCAGCATATGACAACAGTTTAGAGAATTTTGAGATATCTCAGAGGCACTATGAGTACAGGTCTGAAATTTACCAAGTTAATCTTCAATGTTGTTAGTGCTTTCTCAGATGCTGACTGGGCAGGATGTCCAGATGACAGAAGGTCAACAGGAGGTTTTTGTGTGTTCTTTGGTCCTAATTTGATTTCCTGGAGTGCACGTAAGCAAGCTACTGTCTCTAGGTCCAGTACAGAGGCAGAGTACAAATCTTTAGCTAATGCTACTGCTGAGATTATTTGGGTTCAAACTTTGCTACGTGAACTTGGAGTTGTGCATTCACTAGTTGCACGCCTCTGGTGTGATAACATTGGTGCTACATATCTATCAGCAAATCTAGTATTTCATGCAAGGACAAAACACATAGAAGTTGAATATCATTTTGTTCGAGAGAGAGTAGCTAACAAACTGCTGGACATTCGTTTTATTCCCACAGGTGATCAAGTTGCAGACAGTTTTACCAAAGCCTTATCATGGCGGAAGTTAGAAGACTTCAAGACCAATCTCAACTTGGTGAAGCTGTGACTGAGGGGGCGTGTTAGAAAGTATTGTACTGTGTGTATACGGTATTGTATAAACCGTATACACCGCCGGTAGGGTTAGATTGCGTGCGTGTGTTGTTGTAATCTGGTTGTTAGGGTTTCTCCTCATATCTTGTATAGCTTTTCTTGAGGATTAATCCACGACCTAACTACCGTATCTTTGTAACCTATCCTTGGCTATATAACACGCAGCGCGTCCCTGCCAGAGGCATACGCTTCCACGCAATCTTTCagggaaggcatcagccccttcccaccacgAGGCTATGTCTCCTCTCCTTCGCAATGATGGTCAACCCCGACGACATCTCTGAGTGGTTCTCGACGCTCGCAGGTGGATCCTCGGGGTCGTCTGGATCGTGGCACCTCTGTTGATGGTCTCCG
This sequence is a window from Aegilops tauschii subsp. strangulata cultivar AL8/78 chromosome 7, Aet v6.0, whole genome shotgun sequence. Protein-coding genes within it:
- the LOC109761628 gene encoding uncharacterized protein, giving the protein MPPHPSTPAAHAPALAVDFYFSFIRSHCHWTVQDILLGISHVSDSVEVNVMLLCPVLPFDRHFSFWFSDLILIGLCRLPPPSNPVRLYSDPGATNRPLLRSGGYDQSAPTGTLHRPDPAASRHATANHSRRSHAGPPIDPRHPPPSCLHDGPAVYITGLVLDCVGLTASDSSATSARAPLLHWSLGPRCPGAGAALAARVLVLTSSSARHPTPSVVAGLIPDSAATTPPSSGVPDLARDRLDHPLAAAIRLLYAAPPTWPVTDARLRKSRPVTSPLRQNKEKITLPQLQQAAAHIRRRWHLREGSRRPPLLLTGQEMASPLTDLPVHLLAEIFLRLLDPADLARASATCVTFRRLAADGSFLRTFRGLHAPLHLALLNLGGFHPALPPHPSAPTARALALFADFKFSFLPYHRQWIVRDVRAGRVLLSRKITKDGQPRVFPELAVCDPLHRRYVLLPPVPDNLAASVEHRLPHPFLAPLSEEEAAPAEETAFRVICLALGKTKLAAFAFPSSTGQWRDAASKDLSDLGLGMRDSHMISWMNPFNLRRHYAYGCFYWDFLVVKRNLLLVLDIRRMEFSIAELPPGEWYRKGVAIVEAGEGRLGMFGLRGENEMTSDLSYTILRNRGESPNQWLMEKTISLDSGYHYFIKAVTERCLLLMRTESLPGSPIEKPLLEYFTMDIETLQFQRVCAKRFKLRLPPSSIYAYFFQTGIYANFPPSLLPPRTV